In Helicobacter bilis, a genomic segment contains:
- the ruvC gene encoding crossover junction endodeoxyribonuclease RuvC: MIILGIDPGSRNCGYGVISVESGKASLLDAGIIKIETRELQSQIVEFIEGIDLILKNYEIDEVAMEDIFYAYNPKSVIKLAQFRGAISLKILQDLGNFAEYTPLQVKKSLTGNGKADKKQVAYMVKVLLRLQCDIKPLDISDALAVALTHAQALRYGR; encoded by the coding sequence ATGATTATTTTAGGGATTGATCCGGGCAGCAGGAATTGCGGCTATGGTGTGATTAGTGTAGAATCTGGCAAGGCTAGTCTGCTTGATGCGGGTATTATTAAGATTGAGACAAGGGAGCTTCAAAGCCAGATTGTAGAATTTATCGAGGGCATTGATCTTATCTTAAAGAATTATGAAATCGATGAGGTAGCAATGGAGGATATTTTCTATGCGTATAATCCAAAAAGCGTGATTAAACTCGCACAATTTCGCGGGGCAATCAGTCTAAAAATCCTGCAAGATTTAGGTAACTTTGCAGAATACACGCCACTTCAAGTTAAAAAGTCTCTAACAGGTAATGGCAAAGCCGATAAAAAGCAAGTCGCCTATATGGTAAAAGTTTTGTTACGACTGCAATGCGATATTAAACCACTAGATATAAGCGATGCCCTAGCCGTAGCCCTAACTCACGCACAAGCATTACGATATGGGAGATAA
- the rsmG gene encoding 16S rRNA (guanine(527)-N(7))-methyltransferase RsmG produces the protein MQHINHDIQAIISQPHMAKPLERFSNILLQWAKIHNLTAIKDSKELYHQIVDSLLPISFLKPFHTCIDIGSGAGFPALILACYYTDSKFYLLEPRKKRVSFLENAIISMGLSHVKVIADYSYNIKDIKGDLITSRAVCRSDTLVRDSRHLLESSGHYLLYKGTNTANEKDLLDDMQTQVFTNTNRAYIYASFV, from the coding sequence ATGCAGCACATTAACCATGATATACAAGCCATTATATCACAACCACACATGGCAAAGCCGCTAGAAAGATTCAGTAATATCTTGCTTCAATGGGCAAAGATTCATAATCTAACCGCTATAAAAGATTCTAAAGAGCTATATCATCAAATAGTAGATAGCTTACTTCCTATATCATTTTTAAAGCCATTTCATACTTGCATTGATATAGGGAGTGGGGCTGGATTCCCTGCTTTGATTCTTGCGTGTTATTATACTGATAGCAAGTTTTATCTATTAGAGCCGCGTAAGAAAAGAGTATCATTTTTAGAAAATGCGATTATTAGCATGGGCTTATCACATGTCAAAGTGATTGCAGATTACTCATATAATATCAAGGATATAAAGGGGGATTTAATCACCTCTCGTGCGGTGTGTAGAAGTGATACTTTAGTGCGTGATAGCAGACATTTATTAGAATCTAGCGGACATTATCTGCTTTACAAAGGCACAAATACTGCAAATGAAAAAGATTTATTAGATGATATGCAAACACAAGTCTTTACAAATACCAATCGTGCGTATATTTATGCAAGTTTTGTTTGA
- a CDS encoding phage baseplate assembly protein V — translation MSSNNNGTNQTNTNQEHTITITNQTQQNKDNTNTNAIQTHSSNNKRCYYIPFLKVAYPIANVSSGFHHTPRVGYEVIIFFLNNDIDKPYISDNLYNKSNSALSSLPLASH, via the coding sequence GTGAGTAGCAATAACAATGGCACAAATCAAACAAACACCAATCAAGAACATACTATTACAATAACCAACCAAACACAACAAAATAAAGATAACACCAACACAAATGCTATACAAACACATTCTAGCAATAACAAAAGATGCTATTACATTCCATTCCTTAAAGTAGCCTATCCTATTGCAAATGTAAGTTCTGGATTCCACCATACACCAAGAGTTGGATATGAAGTTATAATATTTTTCTTAAATAATGATATAGATAAGCCCTATATCAGTGATAATCTCTATAATAAAAGTAATTCTGCCTTGTCTTCTTTGCCCTTAGCTTCTCATTAA
- a CDS encoding GDSL-type esterase/lipase family protein encodes MKKYTMCFIAYLALISVINAQTPTFLELNPQYKPYMEHAVLQNYMEDSVLLKQLKHKWKRRKDLRIRVFGDSHVASDFITNELRNILGNINAIGFTYPLMPSYHQTLLLEYQNDGFLVLDSRKPSDYTDYPMGGVIAYPESLPASIKLSINPKQIRAWNNNFIAQIVFKNNDTKEALRIEDADSKSHILRADKNDTWEIAELKLRFPITIHALSKEVKLGGYFIYKEKESNIIEHLGINGVRSDIWKKWNKEILEKELQVLDYDIIMLCYGSNDAMYNVLKEDRFIENYREFISMLKRYNPNAIIILMSPPPVLLPVDASKKRYKSAKTFMPVKEAILKVAKLENIMLFDIDEFIEKNGTKPAWTELNLSKQDVHLTPQGYKLIAHGIYQALINTIKAN; translated from the coding sequence ATGAAAAAGTATACAATGTGTTTTATCGCATATCTTGCCCTAATTAGTGTTATAAATGCTCAAACGCCTACTTTTTTAGAGCTTAATCCACAATATAAACCATACATGGAACATGCAGTATTGCAAAATTATATGGAAGATTCTGTGTTATTAAAGCAGTTAAAACACAAATGGAAAAGGCGTAAGGACTTGCGTATCCGTGTATTTGGAGATTCCCATGTTGCAAGTGATTTTATCACAAATGAGTTGCGAAATATATTGGGAAATATCAATGCCATAGGTTTTACCTATCCGCTTATGCCCTCATATCATCAAACTTTGCTTTTAGAATACCAAAATGATGGCTTTTTAGTGCTAGATTCAAGAAAACCTAGCGATTATACAGACTATCCTATGGGCGGTGTGATAGCCTATCCAGAATCTTTACCAGCAAGCATCAAGCTTAGCATAAATCCAAAGCAAATCCGTGCTTGGAATAATAACTTTATCGCACAAATTGTATTTAAAAATAATGACACAAAAGAGGCATTAAGGATAGAAGATGCAGATTCTAAAAGTCATATATTGCGTGCAGATAAAAATGATACTTGGGAGATTGCAGAGCTAAAGCTTAGATTTCCTATCACTATTCATGCTTTAAGCAAAGAGGTGAAACTTGGGGGTTATTTTATCTATAAGGAAAAAGAGAGTAATATTATCGAGCATTTGGGGATTAATGGGGTGCGTTCTGATATTTGGAAAAAGTGGAATAAAGAGATTCTAGAAAAAGAATTGCAAGTGCTTGATTATGACATTATCATGCTTTGTTATGGATCAAATGATGCGATGTATAATGTGCTAAAAGAAGATCGCTTTATTGAAAATTATAGAGAATTTATATCTATGCTAAAGCGGTATAATCCAAATGCAATTATTATTTTAATGTCGCCACCACCTGTATTACTCCCTGTTGATGCTTCAAAAAAGCGATATAAGAGTGCAAAAACCTTTATGCCGGTAAAAGAGGCGATACTAAAGGTTGCAAAGCTAGAGAATATCATGCTATTTGACATTGATGAATTTATTGAAAAAAATGGCACAAAACCCGCATGGACCGAGCTTAATCTATCAAAACAAGATGTGCATTTAACCCCGCAAGGCTACAAACTCATCGCACATGGAATCTATCAAGCCTTAATCAATACAATAAAAGCAAATTAG
- a CDS encoding tetratricopeptide repeat protein: protein MRLTHSIILLLCCFMPLFGLDMKLNYGKEDKETFAVLNLRNEHPFSCESKLKINGDVEKILCRIVGIPQSGFNPTKSPMLSFSYTMEAKKEDDEKRAMIIEITPAKGVKLQLFSVFSDLKTENPIPVTRQTDSKSYQIVAYYKKLPFLRPDENLEKRDSINFPVSIPKTATPTISELDINRKPLDYIAGKDLDAFLEIRELMNARKYPEALEKIAKALKMYPNSLFAKDMVYYTIIALSHSKSKESQSYLAEAAIPWIKAYASDDKIPEVMYLLSKTLLAQNKMKEAYYYLNRTIEEYPKTRYAALSKMQIANTLKSPSDIKRAPLIYREAYQEAQDLEAAGEIAVSWAKFSLRDEDTEYANELLHKVYSVFPAFFLIDKDATMELLDELEEVEQYTMAAPIAAYLSGNVPYNSELHAKLLNKSSEFYTKIGDFNMAHKLHLDFLHYHPNDKLAQKVKERDDSLLFQVTGDYKTKLERYDYVLANYPNTESAKKALELKAKLYLENKKYEEILQMQSLLPKDSEVVQAAIDNQVAIFLKENNCDGVAGVLSRASKVKLSTSESLQAFECLYNQTAFKKAHDLFSGLYKHIQDGGEQLRWLYLESNTLFALGQNKEAIKAGRDVMDLAFAMGQTQYYDISFKMFHAFYNDEATRHEAINLSKKMDKWFPTDRRMLEVHFTLLNEAEHKKDPLATSTEARIIMALQDKIKEYDYSPYVNFIYVNTLMNENNYTEALKQLDRIKDFKMTTDDRQQRFYKIATINYTLKYMDNSKKALDACVELGTTSAWGTLCNNALSLHDNGFE from the coding sequence TTGCGACTCACACATTCTATTATTCTATTATTATGCTGTTTTATGCCGCTTTTTGGCTTAGATATGAAACTGAATTATGGCAAAGAAGATAAAGAGACTTTTGCGGTTTTAAACCTGCGTAATGAGCATCCATTCAGCTGTGAATCTAAGCTAAAAATAAATGGTGATGTAGAAAAGATTCTATGTAGAATAGTAGGTATCCCACAAAGTGGATTTAACCCCACAAAAAGCCCAATGCTAAGCTTTAGCTACACTATGGAAGCAAAAAAAGAAGATGATGAAAAAAGGGCTATGATTATAGAGATTACCCCAGCAAAAGGGGTAAAATTACAATTATTCTCTGTCTTTAGCGATTTAAAAACAGAGAATCCAATCCCTGTAACAAGGCAGACAGATTCTAAAAGCTATCAAATAGTAGCCTATTATAAAAAACTCCCATTTTTACGACCTGATGAGAATCTTGAAAAAAGAGATTCCATTAACTTCCCTGTATCTATACCAAAGACTGCAACGCCTACTATTAGTGAGCTTGATATAAATCGCAAACCGCTTGATTATATCGCAGGTAAAGACCTTGATGCGTTTTTAGAAATACGAGAACTTATGAATGCTAGAAAGTATCCAGAAGCCCTTGAGAAAATCGCAAAAGCATTGAAAATGTATCCAAATAGCCTTTTTGCAAAAGACATGGTGTATTATACAATCATTGCCCTAAGTCATTCTAAAAGTAAAGAATCTCAATCTTACTTAGCAGAAGCCGCAATCCCATGGATAAAAGCCTATGCAAGTGATGATAAGATTCCAGAGGTTATGTATCTCTTATCTAAAACTCTTTTAGCACAAAATAAGATGAAAGAAGCTTACTATTATCTTAATAGAACCATTGAAGAGTATCCAAAAACTCGCTATGCCGCACTCTCAAAAATGCAAATCGCAAATACGCTAAAATCTCCAAGCGATATAAAACGCGCACCACTCATTTATAGGGAAGCCTATCAAGAGGCACAAGACCTTGAAGCCGCAGGAGAGATAGCTGTATCATGGGCGAAATTTAGCTTAAGAGATGAAGATACAGAATATGCAAATGAGCTATTGCATAAGGTATATAGCGTATTTCCCGCATTTTTCCTTATCGACAAAGACGCTACAATGGAGCTTTTAGATGAGTTAGAGGAAGTAGAGCAATACACTATGGCAGCACCCATTGCTGCATATCTAAGTGGAAATGTGCCTTATAATAGCGAGTTACACGCAAAGCTTTTAAATAAATCTTCAGAGTTTTACACAAAAATCGGGGATTTTAATATGGCACACAAATTGCATTTAGACTTCCTGCATTATCACCCAAATGATAAATTAGCCCAAAAAGTGAAAGAAAGAGATGATTCTTTATTATTCCAAGTAACAGGCGATTATAAAACAAAGCTTGAGCGATATGACTATGTCCTTGCCAACTATCCAAATACAGAGAGTGCGAAAAAAGCCTTAGAATTAAAAGCAAAACTCTATCTTGAAAACAAAAAATATGAAGAGATACTGCAAATGCAATCTCTTTTGCCAAAAGATTCTGAAGTCGTCCAAGCCGCTATTGATAATCAAGTTGCAATCTTTTTGAAAGAGAATAATTGCGATGGTGTAGCAGGTGTGCTTAGTCGTGCAAGTAAAGTAAAACTTAGCACAAGCGAGAGTTTGCAAGCCTTTGAATGCCTTTATAATCAAACTGCATTTAAAAAGGCACATGATCTTTTCTCTGGATTATATAAGCATATACAAGATGGTGGAGAGCAGCTAAGATGGCTTTATTTAGAATCTAATACGCTTTTTGCACTTGGGCAGAATAAAGAGGCGATTAAAGCGGGGCGAGATGTTATGGATTTAGCCTTTGCTATGGGGCAAACGCAGTATTATGATATTAGCTTTAAAATGTTTCATGCCTTTTATAATGATGAGGCAACAAGGCATGAAGCGATAAATTTAAGTAAGAAAATGGATAAATGGTTTCCAACAGATAGAAGAATGCTAGAGGTGCATTTCACATTATTAAATGAAGCCGAACATAAAAAAGACCCCCTTGCCACAAGCACAGAGGCACGCATAATTATGGCTTTGCAGGATAAGATAAAAGAATATGATTACAGCCCTTATGTAAATTTTATTTATGTGAATACTTTGATGAATGAAAATAACTACACAGAAGCCCTAAAGCAGCTAGACCGCATTAAAGATTTCAAAATGACAACTGATGATAGACAGCAAAGATTCTATAAAATCGCTACGATTAACTATACGCTAAAATACATGGATAATAGCAAAAAAGCCCTTGATGCTTGTGTAGAGCTTGGCACAACTTCTGCTTGGGGGACTCTCTGCAATAACGCCCTTTCTTTGCATGATAATGGTTTTGAGTAG
- the fabG gene encoding 3-oxoacyl-ACP reductase FabG — MQFSGKNVLITGASKGIGAEIARTLAGFGLKVWINYRSKPEIANALKDEIESKGGKAAVIAFDATDEEAFIKALNLIKESDGELSYLVNNAGITNDKLALRMSIDDFSSVIDANLKSCFIGCREALKIMSRQRHGSVVNIASIVGEKGNPGQTNYAASKGGMIAMTKSFALESGSRNVRFNVVTPGFIETDMTAGLSEEVRAEYAKNIPLSRLGKPEEIANAVAFLLSDYATYITGEVLKVNGGLYM, encoded by the coding sequence ATGCAGTTTAGCGGTAAGAATGTTTTAATCACAGGTGCAAGTAAGGGTATTGGTGCAGAAATCGCACGGACTTTAGCGGGTTTTGGTTTGAAAGTGTGGATTAACTATCGTAGTAAGCCAGAGATTGCAAACGCACTCAAAGACGAGATAGAATCTAAAGGCGGAAAGGCAGCAGTAATCGCCTTTGATGCGACAGATGAAGAGGCTTTCATTAAGGCTTTAAATCTCATTAAAGAGAGTGATGGGGAGCTTTCATATCTTGTGAATAATGCGGGTATTACAAATGATAAACTTGCTTTGCGTATGAGTATAGATGACTTTTCAAGTGTGATTGATGCGAATTTGAAGTCTTGCTTTATTGGTTGTAGAGAAGCATTAAAAATTATGAGTAGGCAAAGACATGGAAGTGTCGTAAATATCGCTTCAATCGTTGGAGAAAAAGGAAATCCCGGGCAGACAAACTATGCAGCAAGTAAAGGCGGTATGATAGCCATGACTAAAAGCTTTGCACTTGAATCTGGCTCTAGAAATGTCCGCTTTAATGTCGTTACACCCGGTTTTATTGAGACAGATATGACTGCTGGACTAAGCGAAGAAGTAAGAGCTGAATATGCAAAAAATATACCGCTTTCAAGGCTTGGCAAACCAGAAGAGATCGCAAATGCAGTTGCGTTTTTGTTAAGTGATTATGCCACATATATCACAGGCGAAGTGTTGAAAGTAAATGGTGGGTTGTATATGTAG
- a CDS encoding T6SS effector amidase Tae4 family protein produces the protein MEASIKIQRPSFDCLEKKYKEISEFDIKIYEKRKKDLYNELYKWAKNQGKSDELAHEFAKNESLWLVSIEFAEKQVGGKAEELFNSDQRAYVNTCALRISYALNHSTHPINTMDKQVIGRGYQGKDKQTSYLGVFDIIELLKLNWKELSWKKSTYTQIIEKIKCGCSEDFYTSMNSKKRK, from the coding sequence ATGGAAGCAAGTATTAAGATTCAAAGACCAAGTTTTGATTGTCTAGAAAAGAAGTATAAGGAAATAAGTGAGTTTGACATTAAAATTTATGAAAAGCGCAAAAAGGATTTATATAATGAATTATATAAATGGGCTAAAAATCAAGGAAAAAGTGATGAATTGGCACACGAATTTGCAAAGAATGAATCTTTGTGGCTTGTATCAATAGAATTTGCTGAAAAACAAGTGGGCGGGAAAGCAGAAGAGCTATTTAATAGCGATCAAAGAGCATATGTAAATACCTGTGCTTTGCGTATTAGCTATGCACTTAATCATAGCACCCACCCCATAAATACTATGGATAAGCAAGTTATAGGAAGGGGTTATCAAGGAAAAGATAAGCAAACTTCTTATTTAGGTGTCTTTGATATTATTGAGCTTTTAAAATTAAATTGGAAAGAATTGTCTTGGAAGAAATCCACTTACACTCAAATTATAGAAAAGATTAAGTGTGGTTGTTCTGAAGATTTTTATACAAGTATGAATTCAAAAAAAAGAAAATGA
- a CDS encoding bacteriophage T4 gp5 trimerisation domain-containing protein, with translation MKDNEEIYVRAEKDYNEYIKHNFSQRIQNNKDFLVLGSYTESIAKYHKQAILGLKDVRVGAEYLANVALSKDTIIGLISYLKCRCR, from the coding sequence ATAAAAGACAACGAAGAAATCTATGTAAGAGCAGAGAAAGACTATAATGAATATATAAAGCATAACTTCTCTCAAAGGATACAAAATAATAAAGATTTTCTAGTTTTAGGAAGCTATACAGAATCTATTGCTAAATATCATAAACAAGCAATACTAGGTTTAAAAGATGTCCGAGTTGGTGCAGAATACCTTGCAAATGTAGCTTTATCTAAAGATACAATAATAGGGCTTATCTCATACCTTAAATGTAGGTGTAGATAA
- a CDS encoding Hcp family type VI secretion system effector, protein MAQPAYIKIEGSTQGLISSGASTPESIGNRYQLGHEDEIMAQEVAHIVTVPTDPQSGQPSGQRVYKPFSFTCSLNEAVPLLYNALTNGERLPIVEVHWFRTSTSGGQEHYFTTRLEDAIITDINLVMPNAQDQDNNDKTELFKVSLNYRKVVWEHIAAGTSGSDDWRETRV, encoded by the coding sequence ATAGCACAGCCAGCTTACATAAAGATTGAAGGTTCTACTCAAGGACTTATTTCAAGTGGTGCTTCCACACCAGAAAGTATAGGGAATCGTTACCAATTAGGACACGAAGATGAAATTATGGCTCAAGAAGTCGCTCATATTGTAACCGTCCCAACAGACCCACAAAGCGGACAGCCAAGCGGACAAAGAGTGTATAAGCCATTTTCTTTTACTTGTTCATTAAATGAGGCTGTTCCACTCCTTTATAATGCTCTTACAAATGGAGAAAGATTGCCGATTGTGGAAGTTCATTGGTTTAGGACTTCCACAAGCGGAGGACAGGAGCATTACTTTACAACAAGATTAGAAGATGCCATCATTACAGATATTAATCTTGTAATGCCTAATGCGCAAGACCAAGACAATAACGACAAAACAGAACTTTTTAAAGTTTCTCTCAATTATAGAAAAGTGGTTTGGGAGCATATTGCTGCTGGAACAAGTGGGAGTGATGATTGGAGAGAGACAAGGGTCTAG
- a CDS encoding class 1 fructose-bisphosphatase has protein sequence MDEIIAALQIGAVQVANLLQKRNVEYSDTENTSGDNQLKVDILADKLFGDILGELNIKGFASEERDEATLLKQNQYGYDNDTLNKSQSLLVAYDPLDGSSLMDSNLTIGSIFGIYANEFQGKNLVASLYFLYGPRLEMVVAKDSKSMHYLYDYTKHTWEFIQNLKLRDEGKLNSPGGTQKHWYPKHKELVESFFLKGYRLRYSGGMVADLHQILCKGGGIFSYPATTDSKQGKLRNLFEVFPFAYIFECAGGMASNGSKRLLDIHTDSIHDSTPCFFGSNSEMQIVQKVYKS, from the coding sequence ATCGATGAGATTATAGCAGCATTGCAAATAGGTGCAGTCCAAGTTGCAAATCTACTACAAAAAAGAAATGTCGAATACAGCGATACGGAGAATACAAGCGGTGATAATCAGCTAAAAGTTGATATCCTTGCAGACAAACTTTTTGGCGATATTTTAGGGGAGCTAAATATTAAAGGCTTTGCTAGTGAAGAGAGAGATGAAGCTACCCTTTTAAAACAGAATCAATACGGCTATGATAATGATACGCTGAATAAATCACAATCGCTTCTTGTCGCTTACGACCCGCTTGATGGCTCATCGCTTATGGATAGCAATCTCACTATTGGCAGTATTTTTGGAATCTATGCAAATGAATTTCAAGGGAAAAATCTTGTAGCTTCACTCTATTTTCTCTATGGTCCGCGTTTAGAAATGGTTGTAGCAAAAGATTCTAAAAGTATGCACTATTTGTATGACTACACAAAGCATACATGGGAGTTTATACAGAATCTAAAGCTAAGAGATGAGGGCAAACTAAACTCGCCCGGTGGCACACAAAAACATTGGTATCCAAAGCATAAAGAGTTAGTAGAAAGCTTTTTTCTCAAAGGGTATAGACTGCGATATAGTGGTGGCATGGTAGCAGACTTGCATCAGATTCTATGTAAGGGCGGGGGCATTTTTAGCTATCCTGCTACAACAGATTCTAAACAAGGAAAGCTTAGGAATCTTTTTGAAGTCTTTCCTTTTGCTTATATCTTTGAGTGTGCTGGTGGCATGGCGAGTAATGGTAGTAAAAGGCTGCTTGATATACACACAGATTCTATACATGATAGCACGCCTTGCTTTTTTGGTAGTAATAGTGAAATGCAAATCGTGCAAAAAGTCTATAAATCATAA